A DNA window from Roseovarius sp. Pro17 contains the following coding sequences:
- a CDS encoding dipeptide ABC transporter ATP-binding protein: MSDGTPLLEVRNLAKHFPIKGGLLNREQARVYAVDGISFSVRAGETLGIVGESGCGKSTVGKTILRLEDPTEGQILLKGKDITHLSRKKMLQHRREMQVIFQDPYASLNQRMRAQDIVAEPLGNFDTGSRRARLEKVADLFARVGLRPDAMHRFPYEFSGGQRQRLGIARALALNPEIIIADEPVSALDVSVQAQVINLMMDLQEEMGLSYLFIAHDLAIVQHISHRIGVMYLGKMVEITDKRSLFRDPQHPYTQALLESVPVPDPRKRRARTVLKGDVPSPLNPPKGCSFNTRCPFAFERCFHDEPKLQEVAPGHMAACHLRDAA, from the coding sequence ATGAGCGACGGCACCCCACTGCTGGAGGTCAGGAATCTGGCCAAGCATTTCCCGATCAAGGGGGGATTGCTGAACCGCGAGCAGGCGCGCGTCTATGCCGTCGACGGCATTTCGTTCAGCGTCCGCGCGGGCGAAACGCTGGGCATCGTGGGCGAATCCGGCTGTGGCAAGTCCACCGTAGGCAAGACGATCCTCAGGCTGGAGGACCCCACCGAGGGGCAAATCCTGCTCAAGGGCAAGGACATCACCCATCTCAGCCGCAAAAAGATGTTGCAGCACCGCCGCGAGATGCAGGTGATTTTTCAAGATCCCTACGCGTCCCTCAACCAACGCATGCGCGCGCAGGATATCGTGGCCGAGCCTTTGGGTAATTTCGACACTGGATCACGCCGCGCGCGTCTGGAGAAGGTCGCCGACCTCTTTGCGCGCGTCGGGCTGCGCCCCGATGCGATGCACCGCTTTCCTTACGAGTTTTCGGGCGGGCAGCGTCAGCGGCTTGGTATCGCGCGGGCGCTCGCGCTGAACCCTGAAATCATCATCGCGGATGAACCCGTGTCGGCGCTGGATGTGTCGGTTCAGGCGCAGGTCATCAACCTGATGATGGATCTGCAGGAGGAAATGGGTCTGTCCTATCTTTTCATCGCACATGATCTGGCGATCGTTCAGCATATCAGCCACCGCATCGGCGTGATGTATCTAGGCAAGATGGTGGAAATCACCGACAAACGCAGCCTCTTTCGTGACCCGCAGCACCCCTATACGCAGGCGCTGCTAGAGTCGGTCCCCGTGCCGGACCCGCGTAAACGGCGTGCGCGCACCGTGCTGAAAGGCGATGTTCCAAGCCCGCTGAATCCGCCAAAGGGGTGCAGCTTCAATACCCGCTGCCCGTTCGCGTTTGAGCGTTGCTTCCATGACGAGCCAAAGCTGCAAGAGGTCGCGCCGGGCCATATGGCCGCCTGCCACCTGCGCGATGCCGCCTGA
- a CDS encoding flavodoxin domain-containing protein: MKVLIIYATVEGQTFKIARFAAEHIKELGHEAVLANADDPTKLDFESMDAVILAAPVHQRRHPKTFEALFEASRSALEQRKTLLMSVSLNAAFPEGLSEAKNYVSELKISTGFTPDVEMLVAGAVRIGEYDYFATQVIQHVVLRDRDYDLSAGEHEFTDWQAVSSEISKFLESE; encoded by the coding sequence ATGAAGGTACTCATCATTTACGCAACGGTTGAGGGGCAAACATTCAAAATTGCCCGTTTCGCCGCCGAGCATATCAAAGAATTGGGGCATGAAGCTGTGCTGGCCAACGCTGATGATCCCACAAAACTTGATTTTGAGAGTATGGACGCCGTTATTCTCGCGGCACCAGTCCACCAACGGCGGCACCCCAAGACCTTCGAAGCACTTTTTGAAGCCTCGCGAAGCGCGCTGGAGCAGCGCAAAACACTTCTGATGTCGGTTAGCCTGAACGCCGCATTCCCCGAAGGCCTGAGCGAAGCCAAAAACTACGTAAGTGAACTTAAAATTAGCACGGGCTTTACACCTGATGTCGAAATGTTGGTAGCGGGCGCTGTTCGCATCGGCGAATACGACTACTTCGCCACGCAGGTTATCCAGCATGTTGTTCTCCGTGATCGGGACTACGACCTGAGTGCCGGAGAACACGAGTTCACCGACTGGCAAGCCGTGTCATCAGAGATTTCCAAGTTTTTAGAGAGTGAGTAG
- a CDS encoding ABC transporter permease, whose product MIAYIIRRLLATIPIMALVAVFVFMLLHLSPSDPALIIAGDFATPEQVDEIRRQLGLNAPLYQQFLHWAGNLLQGDMGKSIYSGLPVTTLIGQRVEPTLMLTLCTMLIAIVLAIPLGVIAAWKVGTWIDRTVMTLAVFGFSVPVFVIGYLLILGGSRKLGWFPVQGYTSIFEDFGGFVSHITLPALALGAVYMALIARMTRATMLEVLNEDYVRTAYAKGLATRKVLVKHALKNAMVPISTTIGLGVALLIGGVVVTETVFAIPGLGRLTVDAVLRTDYPVIQGVILVFSFTYVLLNLLVDLSYVLFDPRIRY is encoded by the coding sequence ATGATCGCCTATATCATCCGCCGTTTGCTGGCCACGATCCCGATCATGGCGCTGGTCGCCGTCTTCGTCTTTATGCTGCTGCATCTCAGCCCCAGCGATCCGGCGCTGATTATCGCAGGCGATTTTGCCACGCCTGAACAGGTGGATGAAATCCGCCGGCAACTGGGCCTGAATGCACCGCTCTACCAGCAATTCCTGCATTGGGCGGGCAATCTGCTACAGGGCGATATGGGAAAATCGATCTATTCCGGTCTGCCAGTCACCACCCTCATCGGCCAGCGGGTCGAGCCGACCTTGATGCTGACGCTTTGCACCATGTTGATCGCGATCGTGCTGGCCATTCCGCTGGGCGTGATCGCCGCGTGGAAGGTGGGCACATGGATCGACCGGACGGTGATGACGCTGGCCGTCTTCGGCTTTTCGGTGCCGGTGTTTGTGATTGGCTACCTCCTTATTCTTGGTGGCTCTCGCAAACTGGGCTGGTTCCCGGTGCAAGGCTACACCAGCATTTTTGAGGATTTTGGCGGGTTCGTGTCGCATATCACACTGCCAGCATTGGCGCTCGGCGCGGTCTATATGGCCCTGATCGCGCGCATGACCCGCGCGACCATGCTTGAAGTGTTGAACGAGGATTACGTGCGCACCGCCTATGCCAAGGGGTTGGCGACGCGCAAGGTGCTGGTCAAACACGCGCTGAAAAACGCCATGGTGCCAATTAGTACGACCATCGGCCTTGGCGTCGCGCTGCTGATCGGAGGCGTTGTCGTGACCGAGACGGTCTTTGCCATTCCCGGCCTCGGGCGCCTGACCGTCGATGCCGTTTTACGCACCGATTACCCCGTCATTCAGGGCGTTATCCTCGTCTTTTCGTTCACCTACGTCCTTTTGAATCTGTTGGTCGATCTCAGCTATGTGCTGTTCGATCCGCGCATTCGTTACTGA
- a CDS encoding ABC transporter ATP-binding protein encodes MADTETIDAPRIIDRSVDPVLELDDLRTYFDTRDGVVKAVDGLSFAVRPGEILGIVGESGCGKSITSLSVMQLVPSPPARYASGEIRYKGRDLLKASEADMRRIRGNEISMIFQDPMSSLNPVLTIGDQLTEAIMLHQGLARKPALDHAQEMMELVQIPEPRRRLGEYPHQLSGGMRQRVMIAMALSCNPSVLIADEPTTALDVTIQAQILALMEDIRDKTKTAIILITHDLGVVAEMCDRVLVMYAGRKVEEADVIEIFERPQHPYTRGLMRSVPRITGDEAPEHGARLSEIPGIVPALTALPPGCTFAARCKFATDQCRAEYPPLEAKKPGHLAACWESANLPEWTA; translated from the coding sequence ATGGCCGATACGGAAACGATAGACGCCCCCCGCATCATCGACCGCAGCGTCGATCCGGTGCTGGAGCTGGACGATCTGCGCACCTATTTCGACACCCGTGATGGCGTGGTCAAGGCCGTTGATGGCCTCAGCTTTGCCGTGCGCCCGGGCGAAATCCTAGGCATCGTGGGCGAATCCGGCTGCGGCAAGTCGATTACCTCGCTATCCGTAATGCAGTTGGTCCCAAGTCCGCCAGCGCGCTACGCGTCCGGTGAAATCCGCTACAAGGGGCGCGATCTGCTCAAGGCTAGCGAGGCCGATATGCGGCGTATTCGGGGCAACGAAATCTCAATGATCTTTCAGGATCCGATGTCGTCGTTGAACCCGGTGCTGACCATTGGAGATCAGCTAACCGAGGCGATCATGCTGCATCAGGGCCTCGCGCGCAAACCGGCGCTGGACCACGCGCAGGAGATGATGGAACTGGTGCAGATCCCCGAACCGCGCCGCCGTCTGGGTGAGTATCCCCACCAGCTATCGGGCGGAATGCGCCAGCGGGTGATGATCGCGATGGCCCTGTCGTGCAACCCCTCGGTACTGATCGCGGATGAGCCGACGACAGCGCTGGACGTGACCATTCAGGCGCAGATTCTGGCGCTGATGGAAGATATCCGTGACAAGACCAAGACGGCGATTATCCTCATCACACACGATCTAGGCGTCGTGGCCGAAATGTGTGACCGCGTGCTGGTCATGTATGCCGGGCGCAAGGTCGAAGAGGCCGATGTGATCGAGATTTTCGAGCGCCCGCAGCATCCCTATACGCGTGGCCTCATGCGTTCGGTGCCGCGCATCACCGGCGACGAGGCACCCGAGCACGGAGCGCGCCTGTCGGAAATTCCCGGCATCGTTCCGGCGCTGACTGCCCTGCCACCGGGCTGCACCTTTGCTGCGCGGTGCAAGTTTGCGACCGATCAATGCCGCGCCGAATACCCCCCGTTGGAGGCAAAGAAGCCGGGCCATCTGGCCGCCTGCTGGGAAAGCGCCAATCTGCCGGAGTGGACAGCATGA
- a CDS encoding formate/nitrite transporter family protein: protein MKKDSTIVDKIENNDTSSDEPSKDRKRDDDTRAKKERRESREEMPTQTEKSLTKDEREAVADHGKLSALSVYSVILREGEEELDRPKTSLWWSGVAAGIGISTSVLTEGVIRSGVGGDSPYLTVIESFGYTFGFVLVIMCRLQLFTENTITVVLPVLASPTRHHFYRTARLWGIVFAANMFGTFFTAAIAVHGGILTDEVLSAIFEISHHLADLPPSTTLLRGIPAGFFIAALVWMLPSTKGSEVVVIILFTWLIAAGGFTHVVAGSNEIFNLVLIGEMNIFTAFINHIFPMLIGNILGGTGLFALLAYGQVKQEL from the coding sequence ATGAAAAAGGACAGCACTATCGTCGACAAGATCGAAAATAACGACACCTCGTCTGATGAACCCTCAAAGGATCGGAAGCGCGACGATGACACCCGTGCCAAGAAGGAAAGGCGGGAGTCTCGTGAGGAGATGCCGACGCAAACCGAAAAATCGCTGACCAAGGACGAACGAGAGGCTGTTGCCGACCACGGCAAACTGTCAGCGTTAAGTGTCTATTCGGTCATTCTGCGCGAAGGCGAAGAGGAGCTGGATCGTCCCAAAACGTCGCTTTGGTGGTCGGGTGTCGCGGCGGGTATCGGAATTTCGACGTCTGTCCTGACCGAGGGTGTCATCCGGTCCGGCGTGGGGGGCGACTCGCCTTATCTGACGGTCATCGAAAGCTTCGGCTACACATTCGGGTTCGTTTTGGTGATTATGTGCAGGCTTCAACTGTTCACTGAAAATACGATAACCGTCGTGCTACCTGTTCTGGCCAGCCCAACGCGACATCATTTTTACCGCACCGCGCGCCTGTGGGGTATTGTCTTTGCTGCAAACATGTTTGGAACGTTCTTTACGGCCGCCATCGCTGTGCATGGTGGCATTCTCACAGACGAAGTACTGTCTGCGATTTTCGAGATATCCCATCATCTTGCAGATTTGCCTCCATCAACAACGCTATTGCGTGGCATTCCAGCGGGCTTTTTCATCGCGGCATTAGTGTGGATGCTGCCCTCAACAAAAGGCTCTGAGGTGGTCGTTATCATCTTATTCACATGGCTGATCGCGGCGGGTGGATTTACCCATGTCGTTGCAGGATCAAATGAGATTTTCAATCTGGTGCTGATCGGCGAGATGAATATCTTTACCGCTTTTATCAACCATATATTCCCGATGCTCATCGGCAATATACTGGGTGGTACGGGGCTGTTTGCCCTGTTGGCCTATGGTCAAGTAAAGCAAGAGTTGTGA
- a CDS encoding serine acetyltransferase, with the protein MAKDLINTNAIFGEVSLQKRNPGRHNANPDGVGFWTLVREDFITHDREFFAQGFWALFWHRFGNWRMSIKPRVVRMPLSLFYRVMFKACQWFAGIELPYTTYVGRRVKLEHFGGMILVAHRIGDDVIIRQNTTFGVVRTNSEAGRPVIGDRVDIGAGAVLIGKIIVGDDVTIGANAVVLDDVEAGCVAVGVPARVSRRQND; encoded by the coding sequence GTGGCTAAAGATCTGATAAATACAAATGCGATCTTTGGTGAAGTAAGCCTTCAGAAACGAAATCCGGGCCGTCATAACGCGAACCCGGATGGGGTCGGGTTCTGGACACTGGTGCGCGAAGATTTCATCACCCATGATCGTGAATTTTTCGCCCAAGGGTTTTGGGCGCTGTTCTGGCACCGCTTTGGCAACTGGCGCATGTCGATAAAGCCACGGGTTGTACGGATGCCTCTAAGCCTGTTTTACAGGGTGATGTTCAAGGCTTGTCAGTGGTTCGCAGGTATCGAGCTGCCCTACACGACCTATGTTGGACGACGAGTGAAGCTTGAGCATTTCGGCGGTATGATACTGGTTGCACATAGAATTGGGGACGATGTCATCATCCGGCAGAACACTACCTTTGGCGTTGTCCGGACCAATAGCGAGGCTGGGCGACCGGTTATTGGCGACAGGGTCGATATTGGTGCCGGTGCCGTGCTGATCGGCAAAATCATCGTTGGTGACGACGTAACAATTGGGGCAAATGCAGTCGTGCTAGATGATGTCGAGGCCGGTTGCGTGGCGGTTGGTGTGCCAGCACGCGTCAGTAGACGGCAGAACGACTAA
- a CDS encoding ABC transporter permease has translation MTDTINDPPLSARLRHRAGVIGESLRRNPTMLFGLSVLVVMALLSFIAPWLGLPSPMEQSPRNRLQSPSGEAFFGTDMYGRDLFSRVLHGGQVSLVVGLSVAALSTGFGLAIGLVTGFMRRVDAILMRFMDALMSIPSILLAIALVALWGSSVPNVILALTIPEIPRVVRLVRSVVLMLRDQLYVQAAIAAGTSTPRILIRHILPNTIPPLIVQATYICAQAVIFEAYLSFVGAGTPPEIPSWGNIMAEGRMFFFQSPGIILYPGAFLAITVFAINTFGDGLRDSLDPRMQRSV, from the coding sequence ATGACTGACACCATCAATGATCCGCCGCTATCCGCCCGGCTGCGCCACCGCGCGGGCGTAATCGGCGAAAGCCTGAGGCGCAATCCCACGATGCTGTTTGGCCTGAGCGTGCTGGTGGTCATGGCGCTGCTGTCGTTCATTGCGCCGTGGCTGGGCCTGCCCAGCCCGATGGAGCAATCGCCACGTAACCGCCTGCAATCGCCCTCGGGCGAAGCGTTCTTTGGCACGGATATGTATGGCCGCGATCTGTTCAGCCGTGTGCTGCATGGCGGTCAGGTGTCGCTGGTGGTGGGGTTGTCGGTCGCCGCCCTCTCGACCGGATTTGGGCTGGCTATCGGCCTCGTTACCGGGTTCATGCGGCGGGTCGATGCGATCCTCATGCGCTTCATGGATGCGCTGATGTCGATCCCCTCGATCCTCTTGGCCATCGCGCTGGTCGCTCTTTGGGGCAGCAGCGTGCCGAACGTGATCCTTGCCCTCACGATCCCCGAAATTCCGCGTGTCGTGCGGTTGGTCCGCTCGGTCGTTCTGATGCTGCGCGACCAGCTCTATGTGCAGGCCGCTATCGCCGCTGGCACCTCGACCCCGCGTATTTTGATCCGCCACATCCTACCGAACACCATTCCGCCGCTGATCGTGCAGGCGACATATATCTGCGCGCAGGCAGTGATTTTTGAGGCGTATCTCAGCTTTGTCGGGGCCGGGACGCCGCCCGAGATCCCCAGCTGGGGCAACATCATGGCCGAAGGGCGCATGTTTTTCTTTCAGTCGCCGGGCATCATCCTCTATCCCGGTGCTTTCCTCGCCATCACCGTTTTCGCGATCAACACCTTCGGCGATGGTCTGCGCGACTCGCTCGATCCGCGTATGCAAAGGAGCGTCTGA
- a CDS encoding amidase: MKSPVAHPFSGPDLCAYEAHQIVALLRKGEIAPRDLLDAARARTQAVEPQINAMPTTCWDRADAAISALEGAGHDTPGWLAGLPIAIKDLTPVAGVRTTFGTKGLADYIPDASDPLVERLEARGALVVGKTNTPEMGAGANTFNKVFGATVNPWNTSMNAGGSSGGAAAGLATGEVWLSHGSDHGGSLRTPAAYCGVVGMRPSPGRAGGASLNAGYLIESVQGPMARSVTDCALFLDAMAGFEPRFPISYPAPDKPFQEAVRRAEGKLRIGYAPNLGGFSPVDAEMADHLSGAMKQLERSGATVEEACPDVTGLERTYHILRGISWVTASRTMDPAVRQHFKPTLEENTRFGEGLTIQDVAEAEVGRTTIFNAMLTFFERFDVLALPVVGCMPHPQSEEWVREIGGQTLTGYMDWLRFAFLATTAGLPAMSVPVGLGPRNMPVGLQLVGKPRGEAGLLAAARFVEMAMGGPLGPIDPVAG, encoded by the coding sequence ATGAAATCGCCCGTAGCTCACCCTTTCAGCGGGCCGGATCTCTGCGCGTACGAGGCGCATCAGATCGTCGCCCTTTTGCGCAAGGGCGAGATCGCACCGCGCGATTTGCTGGACGCCGCGCGTGCCCGCACGCAAGCGGTCGAACCGCAGATCAACGCAATGCCGACGACCTGCTGGGACCGGGCCGATGCGGCAATTTCCGCTCTTGAAGGGGCCGGGCATGACACGCCCGGCTGGCTGGCCGGCCTGCCCATCGCCATCAAGGATCTGACCCCGGTCGCCGGCGTGCGCACGACCTTCGGCACGAAGGGCCTGGCTGACTACATCCCCGATGCCAGCGATCCACTGGTCGAGCGACTGGAGGCGCGCGGCGCGCTGGTGGTGGGCAAGACCAACACCCCCGAAATGGGCGCCGGGGCCAATACATTCAACAAGGTATTTGGCGCGACTGTGAATCCCTGGAACACGTCGATGAACGCGGGCGGCTCCTCCGGCGGGGCGGCGGCGGGTTTGGCGACGGGCGAAGTGTGGCTCAGCCACGGGTCCGATCACGGCGGCTCGCTACGCACGCCTGCGGCTTATTGCGGTGTCGTCGGGATGCGGCCCAGCCCCGGTCGGGCGGGCGGCGCATCGCTAAATGCAGGGTATCTGATCGAGAGCGTTCAGGGCCCGATGGCGCGCTCTGTCACAGACTGCGCGCTGTTCCTCGACGCGATGGCTGGGTTTGAGCCGCGCTTTCCCATTTCATATCCGGCGCCGGACAAGCCGTTTCAAGAGGCCGTGCGAAGGGCGGAGGGCAAGCTGCGCATCGGGTACGCACCCAATCTGGGCGGTTTTAGCCCAGTCGATGCCGAAATGGCTGATCATCTGAGCGGCGCGATGAAGCAGCTGGAGCGCAGCGGCGCGACCGTCGAAGAGGCCTGCCCCGATGTTACGGGATTGGAGCGGACCTATCATATCCTGCGCGGCATCAGCTGGGTCACGGCATCGCGGACGATGGACCCCGCGGTGCGCCAGCATTTCAAGCCGACGCTGGAAGAGAACACCCGCTTTGGCGAGGGCCTGACAATTCAGGACGTGGCCGAGGCAGAGGTGGGTCGCACGACGATCTTCAACGCAATGCTGACCTTCTTTGAGCGGTTCGATGTGTTGGCCCTACCAGTCGTCGGCTGTATGCCACACCCGCAATCCGAGGAATGGGTGCGCGAGATCGGCGGTCAGACGCTGACGGGCTACATGGATTGGCTGCGCTTTGCCTTTCTCGCTACAACGGCAGGCCTGCCCGCGATGTCCGTGCCGGTGGGCCTGGGTCCGCGCAACATGCCCGTCGGCCTGCAACTGGTCGGCAAGCCGCGAGGCGAGGCGGGATTGCTCGCTGCGGCGCGATTTGTCGAGATGGCGATGGGCGGGCCGCTGGGCCCGATTGATCCGGTGGCGGGCTAA
- a CDS encoding ABC transporter substrate-binding protein — protein sequence MTKHNGFNYLAAPMRRLALAGTVAAAAGLGMAAPALAESVLKMVPHADLRNIDPIWTTAYITRNHGYLVFDTLFAMDENLEVQPQMAEGYEVSEDGLTYTITLRDGLLFHDGAPVKAEDAVASIKRWGQRDGMGQKLMRVTESIVAVDDKTLKLTLSEPYGLVLASLGKISSNVPFIMPKRLADTDPNAQIEEIIGSGPFKFVADEWQPGNQVIYEKFAEYVPRDEPASYAAGGKVANVDRIEWRYIPDAATASQALMAGEVDYYEQPAVDLLPMIQSDPGIKVETVDPLGTQGVIRFNFKYPPFDNKLVRQAAMWSVQQADYMYAIMGDPQYFEEFCGAYFMCGGPYETDVGSELLREKDIEKAKALLAEAGYDGTPVVILDPTDVPVAHGQALVTAQALRDIGMNVELSALDWATMTSRRAVRESPENGGWNIFPTWWLAADQLNPITNISVAASGENAWFGWPENQKIEDLRNAFAKETDLEKQKAIVEELQIELYDFVPYIPTGQYYQPTAYRDNVSGVLKAPVPFFWNISVE from the coding sequence ATGACGAAACATAACGGTTTCAATTATTTGGCTGCGCCGATGCGCCGTCTGGCACTGGCCGGCACGGTCGCCGCCGCCGCCGGTCTGGGCATGGCCGCGCCCGCGCTGGCCGAATCCGTGTTGAAGATGGTGCCGCATGCCGATCTGCGTAACATCGACCCGATCTGGACAACTGCCTATATCACCCGAAACCACGGCTACCTGGTGTTCGACACGCTGTTTGCGATGGACGAAAACCTCGAAGTGCAGCCGCAGATGGCCGAAGGCTATGAGGTCAGCGAAGACGGCCTGACCTACACCATCACCCTGCGCGACGGCCTGCTGTTCCACGATGGCGCGCCGGTCAAGGCCGAGGACGCGGTCGCGTCGATCAAACGCTGGGGCCAGCGCGACGGTATGGGCCAAAAGCTGATGCGCGTGACCGAAAGCATCGTGGCCGTCGATGACAAGACCCTGAAACTGACCCTGTCCGAGCCCTATGGCCTGGTGCTGGCGTCACTCGGCAAAATTTCGTCGAACGTGCCGTTCATCATGCCCAAGCGGCTGGCCGACACCGATCCGAATGCTCAGATCGAGGAAATCATCGGCTCTGGCCCATTCAAATTCGTGGCTGATGAATGGCAGCCCGGCAATCAGGTGATCTACGAAAAATTCGCCGAATACGTCCCGCGCGACGAACCTGCCAGCTATGCTGCGGGCGGCAAGGTCGCAAATGTCGACCGCATCGAATGGCGCTATATCCCCGACGCGGCGACGGCCAGTCAGGCGCTGATGGCCGGTGAGGTGGACTACTACGAACAGCCCGCCGTCGATCTGCTGCCGATGATCCAGTCGGACCCCGGCATCAAGGTCGAAACGGTGGACCCGCTGGGAACGCAAGGCGTCATACGCTTCAACTTCAAGTATCCGCCCTTCGACAACAAGCTGGTGCGTCAGGCCGCGATGTGGTCCGTCCAGCAGGCCGACTACATGTACGCGATCATGGGTGACCCCCAGTATTTCGAGGAATTCTGCGGCGCCTATTTCATGTGCGGCGGCCCCTACGAGACCGACGTGGGCAGCGAACTGCTGCGCGAGAAGGACATCGAAAAGGCCAAAGCCCTTCTGGCCGAAGCTGGCTACGACGGCACGCCCGTCGTGATCCTGGACCCGACCGATGTGCCGGTTGCGCATGGTCAGGCGCTGGTAACGGCGCAGGCGCTGCGCGATATCGGCATGAATGTCGAGCTATCCGCGCTGGACTGGGCGACTATGACCTCGCGCCGCGCGGTGCGGGAGTCGCCGGAAAACGGTGGCTGGAACATCTTTCCGACATGGTGGCTGGCAGCCGATCAGCTGAACCCGATCACCAACATCTCGGTCGCGGCATCAGGTGAAAACGCATGGTTTGGCTGGCCCGAAAACCAGAAGATTGAGGATCTGCGCAACGCCTTTGCCAAGGAGACCGATCTGGAAAAGCAAAAGGCCATCGTCGAAGAGCTTCAGATCGAACTCTATGACTTTGTCCCCTACATCCCGACCGGTCAATACTACCAGCCGACAGCCTATCGCGACAATGTCAGCGGCGTGTTGAAGGCGCCTGTTCCGTTCTTCTGGAACATCTCGGTCGAATAA
- a CDS encoding M20 family metallopeptidase, with translation MSDTITGVELTKRLIAFDTINPPGNEADCFKYLASLLEPAGYELTWHDWRPNRPNLIVRLPATEPAKRAPLVYSGHVDTVPLGQAKWSVDPFAGEIKDGRLYGRGTSDMKAGVAAFVVAALRLAKIETRHAEIQLIITSGEETGCEGALALAESDLLSDCAALVIAEPTDNRALCGHKGALWMNLVHEGVAAHGSMPEKGRNAIFAAVESIERLRSHDFGIKPHQVMGGPTLNVGNMQAGLNINSVPDLARVGVDIRSVVGQTNAEIREDLQRLLGADVRLEALTDMDNVYTDFDDPWMKQVFATTEEILGTAPEVATATYFTDASVLKPAMGNPPTLIMGPGTMAMAHQTDEYCEVDLLDPCIDVFARLGRDHVA, from the coding sequence ATGAGCGACACCATCACCGGCGTTGAGCTGACCAAACGCCTGATTGCCTTCGACACGATCAACCCGCCGGGCAACGAGGCGGATTGTTTCAAGTATCTGGCAAGCCTGTTGGAGCCCGCCGGATACGAGCTGACTTGGCACGATTGGCGCCCAAACCGGCCCAACCTGATTGTGCGTTTGCCCGCAACCGAGCCTGCGAAACGTGCGCCGCTGGTCTATTCGGGTCATGTCGATACTGTGCCTTTGGGGCAGGCAAAATGGAGCGTCGATCCCTTCGCGGGCGAGATCAAGGATGGTCGCCTGTATGGGCGCGGGACGTCCGACATGAAGGCGGGCGTTGCTGCGTTCGTCGTCGCCGCGTTGCGTCTGGCAAAGATCGAAACGCGTCATGCCGAGATCCAGTTGATTATCACCTCTGGCGAAGAAACCGGCTGTGAAGGTGCGCTGGCACTGGCCGAGTCAGACCTCTTGTCCGATTGCGCCGCGCTGGTCATCGCCGAGCCGACGGACAACCGCGCGCTGTGTGGGCACAAGGGCGCGCTCTGGATGAATTTGGTGCATGAGGGCGTGGCCGCACATGGCTCCATGCCCGAAAAGGGGCGCAACGCGATTTTCGCCGCAGTCGAGAGCATCGAAAGGCTGCGCAGTCATGATTTCGGGATCAAACCGCATCAGGTGATGGGCGGGCCGACGCTGAACGTGGGCAACATGCAGGCGGGGCTGAACATCAATTCGGTTCCGGATCTGGCGCGCGTCGGCGTCGATATCCGCTCGGTCGTGGGGCAGACAAACGCGGAAATTCGCGAGGATTTGCAGCGCCTTTTGGGTGCTGACGTGCGGCTGGAGGCGCTGACCGATATGGACAACGTCTATACCGATTTCGACGATCCTTGGATGAAACAGGTCTTTGCCACGACCGAAGAAATCCTTGGCACTGCGCCCGAAGTTGCAACGGCGACTTATTTCACCGACGCCTCGGTTCTGAAACCTGCGATGGGCAATCCGCCGACCCTGATCATGGGACCGGGCACAATGGCGATGGCGCATCAGACGGATGAATATTGCGAGGTCGATCTACTCGATCCCTGCATCGACGTCTTTGCTCGCCTCGGCCGCGATCACGTCGCCTGA